A region of Etheostoma cragini isolate CJK2018 chromosome 2, CSU_Ecrag_1.0, whole genome shotgun sequence DNA encodes the following proteins:
- the rfc1 gene encoding replication factor C subunit 1 isoform X1 translates to MDIRRFFAPSSAKPSVQKPAPNGNIKTEEEKKTKKKNPPLSNEEVKKKETSKVKSSKPKETRKDSEKKRKKHAVIESDSEDEEPARKSKKSPKEKQKTSQIEPPPKKDPVQYVSETDSDSDNFRSLKKVSEPKQNGTAKQTKSDAGSARPGVRAGLKSPVKPSSTQGKSSVKSPPVPVTPKSAPPPPLKRTPTSVLDYFGTTTVQRSDKKLVASTKRKAPTQDTDDLMSDEQIAKQLQLDEDLELEKLVHEDEEFARTLAMLDEEPQAKKARKGSDEKSASTACPKKSSTDSAAGSTSGPSKTNRKGSVSEDVISPSPKKSPDPIKASSKLAMMKKKEEEREERPKSKTPISPTKIKLSPKKEPISLSNSGQRFTPKTETTPTAVKTSPRKPESTSVSPDDSEKKKVNSAAYRNFLNRDGPRALGSKEIPQGAENCLEGCVFVLTGVMESMERDDAKSLIERYGGKVTGNISKKTTYLVQGRDGGVSKLEKAESLGTKILDEDALLELIRTKPGKKSKYEIAAEAETKASKTRTPPSKTLKSTPKAQKISPSKGNSRSPHTPSPSKTGSAQGHGTRTRDGGTPPGRGSGHTARRELGLPPSTSTSSAPGPSSPSSTYDNASLLWVDKYRPRSLKTVIGQQGDQSCANKLLRWLQNWYRHHSGGSSKPPVARFGKFGGKDDGSGFKAALLSGPPGVGKTTTAALACEELGFSYVEMNASCTRSKNSLKEVVSESLNNTSIEGFYKGTSQKVSSKHVLIMDEVDGMAGNEDRGGIQEMIGLIRTSKIPIICMCNDRNHQKIRSLANYCFDLRFQRPRVEQIKGAMMSLAFKEGIKIPPPALNEMILASNQDVRQVIHNLSMWSAKNKVMTYDQCKSDAASARKDMKLGPFDVCRKVFASGEETAHMSLIDKSDLFFNDYSLAPLFVQENYLHVRPKAAGGDLKSHLVLLSKTADSICDGDLVDRQIRSRQNWSLLPTQAIYASVLPGELMKGYMSQFPTFPSWLGKNSSTSKHSRIVQELASHMCLKTMTSRQAVNLDYLYYLRGALLSPLQRRGVEGAGEAVQLLDNYQLIKEDVDSIMEISVWGGQPDPYSKLDSKVKAAFTRAYNKEAHLTPYSLQVVKKGRRGGESEFGGEGMDNEVQESEDEGPTTDAMIKQKKAKATKDSKKEKKEDSGKGKGTGKGTGKGKAKAKK, encoded by the exons ATG GATATCAGGCGGTTCTTTGCACCGTCTTCAGCCAAGCCTTCAGTGCAGAAACCAGCTCCAAATGGAAACATCaaaacagaggaggagaagaagactAAGAAGAAGAATCCCCCTTTATCAAACGAggaagtgaaaaagaaagagaccaGCAAG GTGAAAAGCTCCAAACCAAAGGAGACACGCAAAGATAGTGAGAAAAAACGAAAGAAGCATGCAGTCATAGAATCAG ACTCTGAGGATGAAGAGCCAGCAAGGAAGTcgaaaaaatccccaaaagagaaacagaagacaagCCAAATTGAGCCACCTCCCAAAAAAGATCCTGTGCAGTATGTCTCTGAAACAG ACTCGGACAGCGACAACTTTCGGTCCTTAAAGAAGGTGTCTGAACCTAAGCAGAATGGCACGGCCAAACAGACAAAGTCCGACGCAGGAAGTGCTCGTCCAGGAGTCAGAGCGGGGCTGAAGTCCCCTGTCAAGCCCTCCTCCACACAGGGAAAATCTTCAGTCAAGTCTCCTCCTGTGCCCGTCACCCCTAAATCAGCCCCGCCTCCTCCCCTCAAACGAACCCCCACTTCAGTACTCGACTACTTCGGCACTACGACTGTTCAGCGCTCAGACAAGAAGCTCGTAGCCAGCACCAAGCGAAAGGCT CCGACTCAGGACACAGATGATCTCATGAGTGATGAGCAAATCGCCAAACAGCTGCAGTTGGATGAAGACTTGGAG CTGGAGAAACTGGTCCATGAGGACGAGGAGTTTGCCAGAACTCTGGCCATGCTGGACGAGGAGCCCCAGGCAAAGAAg GCTCGTAAAGGCTCCGATGAAAAATCAGCCTCGACCGCATGTCCCAAAAAGAGCAGTACCGACTCTGCTGCTGGCAGCACGAGTGGTCCTTCAAAGACCAACCGAAAGGGCAGCGTGTCAGAAGACGTGATTAGTCCGTCTCCTAAGAAGAGCCCTGATCCCATCAAAGCCAGCTCCAAACTGGCCatgatgaagaaaaaggaagaagagagagaagaaaggccAAAGAGTAAAACCCCAATTTCgcccacaaaaataaaactttctcCCAAAAAGGAGCCCATCTCTTTGTCAAACTCAGGCCAGAGGTTTACTCCCAAGACAGAAACCACACCCACTGCAGTAAAAACTTCTCCCAGGAAACCAGAG AGCACGAGTGTGAGTCCTGATGattcagagaagaagaaggtcAACTCTGCAGCTTACAGGAACTTCCTGAACCGCGATGGACCACGAGCTCTGGGCTCCAAGGAAATCCCACAG ggtGCAGAGAACTGTTTGGagggctgtgtgtttgtgctgacGGGGGTCATGGAGTCCATGGAGAGGGATGATGCCAAATCCCTCATCGAGCGCTACGGAGGCAAAGTGACGGGCAACATCAGCAAGAAGACCACCTACCTGGTGCAGGGCAGAGACGGCGGAGTCTCAAAGCTCGAGAAG GCGGAGAGTCTCGGTACCAAGATCCTGGATGAGGATGCTCTGCTGGAGCTGATCAGAACCAAACCAGGAAAGAAGTCCAAGTACGAGATCGCTGCAGAGGCTGAG accAAAGCCTCAAAGACCAGGACACCTCCcagcaaaacattaaaaagcaccCCCAAAGCCCAGAAGATCTCTCCCTCCAAGGGGAATTCCAGGTCCCCTCACACCCCGAGCCCGTCTAAGACAGGCTCGGCCCAAGGCCACGGTACCAGGACCAGAGATGGCGGCACTCCACCTGGGAGAGGCTCAGGCCACACAGCCCGGAGGGAGCTGGGCCTTCCCCCCTCCACTTCTACATCTTCAGCTCCTGGACCATCATCTCCATCATCGACATATGACAACGCCAGTCTGCTGTGGGTGGACAAGTACCGCCCACGCTCTCTGAAGACTGTGATTGGTCAACAGGGGGATCAGAGCTGTGCCAATAAGCTGCTCCGTTGGCTGCAGAACTGGTACAGACACCACAGCGGGGGCTCTTCCAAGCCACCAG TTGCAAGGTTTGGTAAGTTTGGTGGAAAAGATGATGGATCTGGATTCAAAGCTGCGCTGCTCTCTGGACCTCCGGGCGTGGGGAAGACCACCACAGCTGCCCTGGCCTGTGAG GAATTGGGCTTCAGCTACGTGGAGATGAACGCCAGCTGTACTCGCAGCAAAAACAGTCTGAAGGAAGTCGTCTCCGAGTCACTTAACAACACCAGCATCGAGGGCTTCTACAAAG gCACGTCTCAGAAAGTGAGCAGTAAACACGTCCTGATCATGGATGAGGTTGATGGCATGGCTGGCAACGAGGACCGCGGAGGAATCCAG GAGATGATTGGCCTGATCAGAACTTCAAAGATTCCCATCATCTGCATGTGCAACGATCGTAACCACCAGAAGATTAGGTCACTGGCCAACTACTGCTTCGATTTGCGCTTCCAGAGGCCGCGAGTGGAACAGatcaag GGAGCAATGATGTCCCTCGCATTCAAGGAGGGAATCAAGATCCCACCCCCAGCTCTTAATGAAATGATCCTAGCCTCCAATCAGGATGTCCGACAg GTGATACACAACCTGAGCATGTGGTCGGCCAAAAACAAGGTGATGACCTATGACCAGTGTAAGTCTGACGCAGCCAGCGCTCGCAAGGACATGAAACTGGGTCCATTTGATGTTTGTAGGAAGGTATTTGCCTCAGGGGAGGAGACTGCCCACATGAGCCTCATCGACAAGTCTGACCTCTTCTTCAACGACTACTCGCTAGCGCCTCTCTTTGTCCAAGAGAACTACCTGCATGTTCGACCAAAGGCTGCAGG TGGTGACCTGAAGTCCCACCTGGTGTTGCTGAGCAAGACAGCTGACTCCATCTGTGACGGAGACCTGGTGGACAGACAGATCCGCTCTCGGCAGAATTGGTCACTTTTGCCCACACAG GCCATCTATGCCAGTGTGTTACCAGGGGAGCTCATGAAAGGCTACATGAGTCAGTTCCCCACCTTCCCCAGTTGGCTCGGCAAGAACTCGTCCACCAGCAAACATTCCCGCATCGTCCAGGAGCTGGCCTCGCACATGTGCTTAAA GACGATGACCAGCAGACAGGCAGTGAACCTGGACTACCTGTACTACCTGCGGGGGGCGCTGCTGAGCCCGCTTCAGAGGCGCGGAGTGGAGGGCGCTGGCGAAGCTGTGCAGCTGCTGGACAACTACCAGCTCATCAAGGAGGACGTGGACAGCATCATGGAGATCAGTGTCTGGGGCGGGCAACCAGACCCTTACTCCAAACTGGACTCCAAG GTGAAGGCAGCATTCACACGAGCCTACAACAAAGAAGCTCACCTGACGCCATACTCCCTGCAAGTAGTGAAGAAGGGCCGCCGCGGGGGGGAGTCTGAGTTCGGAGGAGAGGGCATGGACAACGAAGTGCAGGAGTCTGAAGACGAGGGCCCCACAACTGACGCCATGATCAAA CAGAAGAAGGCCAAAGCCACCAAAGActcaaagaaagagaagaaggaagatTCTGGAAAGGGCAAGGGGACAGGCAAGGGGACAGGCAAGGGCAAAGCTAAAGCCAAGAAATGA
- the rfc1 gene encoding replication factor C subunit 1 isoform X2, producing the protein MDIRRFFAPSSAKPSVQKPAPNGNIKTEEEKKTKKKNPPLSNEEVKKKETSKVKSSKPKETRKDSEKKRKKHAVIESDSEDEEPARKSKKSPKEKQKTSQIEPPPKKDPVQYVSETDSDSDNFRSLKKVSEPKQNGTAKQTKSDAGSARPGVRAGLKSPVKPSSTQGKSSVKSPPVPVTPKSAPPPPLKRTPTSVLDYFGTTTVQRSDKKLVASTKRKAPTQDTDDLMSDEQIAKQLQLDEDLELEKLVHEDEEFARTLAMLDEEPQAKKARKGSDEKSASTACPKKSSPSKTNRKGSVSEDVISPSPKKSPDPIKASSKLAMMKKKEEEREERPKSKTPISPTKIKLSPKKEPISLSNSGQRFTPKTETTPTAVKTSPRKPESTSVSPDDSEKKKVNSAAYRNFLNRDGPRALGSKEIPQGAENCLEGCVFVLTGVMESMERDDAKSLIERYGGKVTGNISKKTTYLVQGRDGGVSKLEKAESLGTKILDEDALLELIRTKPGKKSKYEIAAEAETKASKTRTPPSKTLKSTPKAQKISPSKGNSRSPHTPSPSKTGSAQGHGTRTRDGGTPPGRGSGHTARRELGLPPSTSTSSAPGPSSPSSTYDNASLLWVDKYRPRSLKTVIGQQGDQSCANKLLRWLQNWYRHHSGGSSKPPVARFGKFGGKDDGSGFKAALLSGPPGVGKTTTAALACEELGFSYVEMNASCTRSKNSLKEVVSESLNNTSIEGFYKGTSQKVSSKHVLIMDEVDGMAGNEDRGGIQEMIGLIRTSKIPIICMCNDRNHQKIRSLANYCFDLRFQRPRVEQIKGAMMSLAFKEGIKIPPPALNEMILASNQDVRQVIHNLSMWSAKNKVMTYDQCKSDAASARKDMKLGPFDVCRKVFASGEETAHMSLIDKSDLFFNDYSLAPLFVQENYLHVRPKAAGGDLKSHLVLLSKTADSICDGDLVDRQIRSRQNWSLLPTQAIYASVLPGELMKGYMSQFPTFPSWLGKNSSTSKHSRIVQELASHMCLKTMTSRQAVNLDYLYYLRGALLSPLQRRGVEGAGEAVQLLDNYQLIKEDVDSIMEISVWGGQPDPYSKLDSKVKAAFTRAYNKEAHLTPYSLQVVKKGRRGGESEFGGEGMDNEVQESEDEGPTTDAMIKQKKAKATKDSKKEKKEDSGKGKGTGKGTGKGKAKAKK; encoded by the exons ATG GATATCAGGCGGTTCTTTGCACCGTCTTCAGCCAAGCCTTCAGTGCAGAAACCAGCTCCAAATGGAAACATCaaaacagaggaggagaagaagactAAGAAGAAGAATCCCCCTTTATCAAACGAggaagtgaaaaagaaagagaccaGCAAG GTGAAAAGCTCCAAACCAAAGGAGACACGCAAAGATAGTGAGAAAAAACGAAAGAAGCATGCAGTCATAGAATCAG ACTCTGAGGATGAAGAGCCAGCAAGGAAGTcgaaaaaatccccaaaagagaaacagaagacaagCCAAATTGAGCCACCTCCCAAAAAAGATCCTGTGCAGTATGTCTCTGAAACAG ACTCGGACAGCGACAACTTTCGGTCCTTAAAGAAGGTGTCTGAACCTAAGCAGAATGGCACGGCCAAACAGACAAAGTCCGACGCAGGAAGTGCTCGTCCAGGAGTCAGAGCGGGGCTGAAGTCCCCTGTCAAGCCCTCCTCCACACAGGGAAAATCTTCAGTCAAGTCTCCTCCTGTGCCCGTCACCCCTAAATCAGCCCCGCCTCCTCCCCTCAAACGAACCCCCACTTCAGTACTCGACTACTTCGGCACTACGACTGTTCAGCGCTCAGACAAGAAGCTCGTAGCCAGCACCAAGCGAAAGGCT CCGACTCAGGACACAGATGATCTCATGAGTGATGAGCAAATCGCCAAACAGCTGCAGTTGGATGAAGACTTGGAG CTGGAGAAACTGGTCCATGAGGACGAGGAGTTTGCCAGAACTCTGGCCATGCTGGACGAGGAGCCCCAGGCAAAGAAg GCTCGTAAAGGCTCCGATGAAAAATCAGCCTCGACCGCATGTCCCAAAAAGAGCA GTCCTTCAAAGACCAACCGAAAGGGCAGCGTGTCAGAAGACGTGATTAGTCCGTCTCCTAAGAAGAGCCCTGATCCCATCAAAGCCAGCTCCAAACTGGCCatgatgaagaaaaaggaagaagagagagaagaaaggccAAAGAGTAAAACCCCAATTTCgcccacaaaaataaaactttctcCCAAAAAGGAGCCCATCTCTTTGTCAAACTCAGGCCAGAGGTTTACTCCCAAGACAGAAACCACACCCACTGCAGTAAAAACTTCTCCCAGGAAACCAGAG AGCACGAGTGTGAGTCCTGATGattcagagaagaagaaggtcAACTCTGCAGCTTACAGGAACTTCCTGAACCGCGATGGACCACGAGCTCTGGGCTCCAAGGAAATCCCACAG ggtGCAGAGAACTGTTTGGagggctgtgtgtttgtgctgacGGGGGTCATGGAGTCCATGGAGAGGGATGATGCCAAATCCCTCATCGAGCGCTACGGAGGCAAAGTGACGGGCAACATCAGCAAGAAGACCACCTACCTGGTGCAGGGCAGAGACGGCGGAGTCTCAAAGCTCGAGAAG GCGGAGAGTCTCGGTACCAAGATCCTGGATGAGGATGCTCTGCTGGAGCTGATCAGAACCAAACCAGGAAAGAAGTCCAAGTACGAGATCGCTGCAGAGGCTGAG accAAAGCCTCAAAGACCAGGACACCTCCcagcaaaacattaaaaagcaccCCCAAAGCCCAGAAGATCTCTCCCTCCAAGGGGAATTCCAGGTCCCCTCACACCCCGAGCCCGTCTAAGACAGGCTCGGCCCAAGGCCACGGTACCAGGACCAGAGATGGCGGCACTCCACCTGGGAGAGGCTCAGGCCACACAGCCCGGAGGGAGCTGGGCCTTCCCCCCTCCACTTCTACATCTTCAGCTCCTGGACCATCATCTCCATCATCGACATATGACAACGCCAGTCTGCTGTGGGTGGACAAGTACCGCCCACGCTCTCTGAAGACTGTGATTGGTCAACAGGGGGATCAGAGCTGTGCCAATAAGCTGCTCCGTTGGCTGCAGAACTGGTACAGACACCACAGCGGGGGCTCTTCCAAGCCACCAG TTGCAAGGTTTGGTAAGTTTGGTGGAAAAGATGATGGATCTGGATTCAAAGCTGCGCTGCTCTCTGGACCTCCGGGCGTGGGGAAGACCACCACAGCTGCCCTGGCCTGTGAG GAATTGGGCTTCAGCTACGTGGAGATGAACGCCAGCTGTACTCGCAGCAAAAACAGTCTGAAGGAAGTCGTCTCCGAGTCACTTAACAACACCAGCATCGAGGGCTTCTACAAAG gCACGTCTCAGAAAGTGAGCAGTAAACACGTCCTGATCATGGATGAGGTTGATGGCATGGCTGGCAACGAGGACCGCGGAGGAATCCAG GAGATGATTGGCCTGATCAGAACTTCAAAGATTCCCATCATCTGCATGTGCAACGATCGTAACCACCAGAAGATTAGGTCACTGGCCAACTACTGCTTCGATTTGCGCTTCCAGAGGCCGCGAGTGGAACAGatcaag GGAGCAATGATGTCCCTCGCATTCAAGGAGGGAATCAAGATCCCACCCCCAGCTCTTAATGAAATGATCCTAGCCTCCAATCAGGATGTCCGACAg GTGATACACAACCTGAGCATGTGGTCGGCCAAAAACAAGGTGATGACCTATGACCAGTGTAAGTCTGACGCAGCCAGCGCTCGCAAGGACATGAAACTGGGTCCATTTGATGTTTGTAGGAAGGTATTTGCCTCAGGGGAGGAGACTGCCCACATGAGCCTCATCGACAAGTCTGACCTCTTCTTCAACGACTACTCGCTAGCGCCTCTCTTTGTCCAAGAGAACTACCTGCATGTTCGACCAAAGGCTGCAGG TGGTGACCTGAAGTCCCACCTGGTGTTGCTGAGCAAGACAGCTGACTCCATCTGTGACGGAGACCTGGTGGACAGACAGATCCGCTCTCGGCAGAATTGGTCACTTTTGCCCACACAG GCCATCTATGCCAGTGTGTTACCAGGGGAGCTCATGAAAGGCTACATGAGTCAGTTCCCCACCTTCCCCAGTTGGCTCGGCAAGAACTCGTCCACCAGCAAACATTCCCGCATCGTCCAGGAGCTGGCCTCGCACATGTGCTTAAA GACGATGACCAGCAGACAGGCAGTGAACCTGGACTACCTGTACTACCTGCGGGGGGCGCTGCTGAGCCCGCTTCAGAGGCGCGGAGTGGAGGGCGCTGGCGAAGCTGTGCAGCTGCTGGACAACTACCAGCTCATCAAGGAGGACGTGGACAGCATCATGGAGATCAGTGTCTGGGGCGGGCAACCAGACCCTTACTCCAAACTGGACTCCAAG GTGAAGGCAGCATTCACACGAGCCTACAACAAAGAAGCTCACCTGACGCCATACTCCCTGCAAGTAGTGAAGAAGGGCCGCCGCGGGGGGGAGTCTGAGTTCGGAGGAGAGGGCATGGACAACGAAGTGCAGGAGTCTGAAGACGAGGGCCCCACAACTGACGCCATGATCAAA CAGAAGAAGGCCAAAGCCACCAAAGActcaaagaaagagaagaaggaagatTCTGGAAAGGGCAAGGGGACAGGCAAGGGGACAGGCAAGGGCAAAGCTAAAGCCAAGAAATGA